The following coding sequences are from one Rutidosis leptorrhynchoides isolate AG116_Rl617_1_P2 chromosome 11, CSIRO_AGI_Rlap_v1, whole genome shotgun sequence window:
- the LOC139875119 gene encoding uncharacterized protein gives MPSLEFCYWLVLSSEKIPMWLPHPASSLMSLSLQNFKYGDLFQLQGVICRLRNSPNLGQLNVNNQDLPKMHLDVKPSLTYLEAFDCLDRTMNQLRTINIFCVERSRALLLFIKLLLVHSPTSEKISIQHRATVDAHEKYNFAKDVTRFPRASTKAELLFLDP, from the exons ATGCCGTCATTGGAATTTTGTTATTGGCTGGTATTATCTTCAG AAAAAATTCCCATGTGGCTTCCACACCCTGCTAGTAGTTTAATGTCTCTAAGCTTACAAAATTTCAAATATGGTGATCTGTTTCAACTTCAAGGTGTTATATGTAGGCTTCGGAACTCACCTAACTTAGGACAACTCAATGTGAATAATCAG GATCTTCCAAAGATGCATTTGGATGTGAAACCATCATTAACTTATTTGGAAGCTTTTGACTGTTTGGACCGGACAATGAACCAATTGAGAACTATAAACATCTTCTGTGTAGAAAGATCAAGAGCCTTGTTGCTCTTTATAAAGCTTTTACTTGTTCATTCTCCCACTTCTGAAAAGATATCAATCCAACACCGTGCAACTGTTGATGCTCATGAAAAGTACAACTTCGCTAAGGATGTTACGCGGTTTCCACGAGCTTCCACAAAAGCAGAGCTTCTTTTCTTGGATCCGTAA